The Rubripirellula reticaptiva DNA window GGGGATCGGCACCGATTGAAGCGGACCTTGCCGAATCAATTCAATGGTCGATGACACTCACACGCATCTTAATGCCTGCCACGTTTATTGCTGCGATTGTTTGGGTCGGTAGCTGGTACAAACTTCGAACGCCGCTTACCATCGGTATACGTTCCGGTCGATTGGCCGCAGATGATTCGGGCCACCAACACAAACAGCAAAACGACGGGTAACCATCGCGTGAACCGGAGGACGCGAGCTAAGCGATTTGGCAGTTAGAGACTTCCCCACGCGTCCCCGGTTACGCGTACCGTTATCCCACTGGGCGCGTGAAGTTGCGCGGTCTTCACACTCGGTTGTTGGTGCGCGTGATCTCATGCCCGAAATTGGTGCGCTGCCCCTGCGTTCGACGATTGGTGCGCTCGATCCTGTGCCCGATGACTGGTACACTCCCTCAATGCTCGTTGATTGTTGCGCTCGACTCGCCCGGAACTTGGGTTCCCGAAAGTTGCTTGACTGGCCCCGCTTTGATACTATCACACATGACCGAGCGTCACCCACGTGGACGAAGTACGCGCTGGCGGCGTCCCGCCGTCGTTTTCCCCTCACGGGGTTCATGCTGGCGACGTTCCGTCGTTGCTTTCCGCTCGCGCGGCCTATGCTCGCTGGCGGTCCACATCGTAACACATAATCGGGGATAACCATGCGATGCACCGGAGCCGGGCTTGCGAGCGGGCTTGTCTGCTTGCATGTCAACACTCCCGGCCCGGTGATCGCGGACGTTATCCCAACTAATGCGCGGAGGTGCCGGCTGATCCTGCTTCGTTGCGGTTCGATCGGCAACGCTCGACTGCGGGGGATGTCGGCCGACTTTAGTGCAAATGGTTTTCTCGAAATCGCGTCCGAACGTGACGTACCGCATCGCCGGAAAATCTCTTGGTCGCGCTGATCTATTTTTTCCGGCGATGCGGAACGTCACGTTCTCCAAGTTGCTGCCAGCTTTTCCCCATGCCCGAAGCTTGCGGTTCGTCTTGCATTAGAATGGTTTACTCCGCTGCAAGCTGCCGAAACGCGGACACTCTCGCCAATGGCTCGATTTGTCTTTTCCCACCGGGGCTCGCCATTGGTGAGAGAGTCCGCGTTTCGGCTCCCTTCGGTCGCCGTGCGCGACCCGCTGACGGTCGGCAACGCTCGAAACTTGCCGCACGATTCAATGCCCGCTATGCTGTCGAACGGTGGTCACCACTGCCCATCGCTGATTCAATGCTCGATTCAATGCAATGGGATAACCACGGCATGCACCGGAGTGGCGGTGGTGCGGTTTTCTCGAAATCACGATTTTCGCCGCCACCCGGTGATGCCAACCGTTATCCGACCAAATTGTCCTCTCGTCATGCGATTCATGCCTTGATTTGTTGCGGCCCTCCGTTTTGTCGAATCTCCTTCAATGCTTCGCCGCAAGCCCTCACTCACTATTCTCGCAGCAATACAATGAAACGATTGTTTCTCAATTTCTCGACTACCGCATTGGTTGTGTTGATGACGATGGGTGCTCTCGACATGCTCGATAAACAGAACTACATCATAGCGGGTGTATTCTTGTTCCTTGCATTCTGGTTCCCTGCACGTGACGAGCTTGACGAACTATTCAAGCGTAGATTCGGAGTTGGAATGGATGCCGAGGCAGATTCAAACATTGGTCACGAAGTCGGCTCACAAGAAAAAGAGCGTTAGTGTTGTGCTGAGATTCTGGATCGTGCGCCGGATAACAATGGCATGAACGCGGAGCCGCCGATAACGCGTTTTCAAATGGAGCAACAACCGCGGCGGCCCGGTTATGCCAAACGTTATCGGTACTACGCGTTGGACTTGTTGTAACCGCATGACGTCGATCGTGAATCAAAACTCGCGTCTCAATCCGTTGGTGGCCTACGATACCGTGGCCGACACTTTGACCGCACGACGACCTGCGCAACCGAACATGGATCGCGGCTATATCGAGACCGCATCGGAACACTGCTGCGGGACCGCGTCGGATTTGCTTGCTGGACGACCCAACGCTCGGTATGCTGACTTCAAGGTCACGCGGGTTTACTGACCGATCCAATGCTCGTTCCGGACGACCGATAACAATGTCGTGCACACGGAGCACGGCTTGCATGTTTTCACAAGTGGAAAGTTGTCTCTCCGTGCCCGGTGACGACCGCCGTTATCCGACTGAAATACCCTCAACAGGACATCCGAAATGAAACACTACCTCGCCATGCTTTCGATTCTCGCAATCGCGATGACGTCGCTGGTTTCCTACACCAACAGCGCACCATCGCTGAACGCTGCCCCGGCTGACGATTCGTCGCGGCCTGACACCGAGCTAGTGGAGATTGCAACACATCCTCAGTCGTATCGGTTCATCGACCAAGCCACGGATCGTGTAGACGGTAATGAAATGGTAAAAATTCACTCCACCGCGCCGCTTGCTAGCAACCACAAGTATGTCGAACTGCGGCCCGGTTCAATACGGTACTTCCGAACCGATGGTGCCACTGCTGCCGACGGAGAACGCGCGACAATTACATGGTCGATTAACGGAAAGACCATGACCACCGACGTCGGTCGGCCGGGTGGCGTCATTATGGCTGTTCGATCTCTTGACGGTGTCATCTCCTGGTATTCACTAATGATGGACATGCGCTGCTAACATTTTCGCGCAGGACGGGCGGATAACCATGCGATGAACCGAAGTCGCGGAACTGTCGTTTTTGACAATGGAAAACCAATCGCCGCGACTCGGTTATCGCGGACGTTCGCCCATACTGATTTGCTGCCCAAAATGGATTGATCGTCTGGTCCTCCGTCGGTGATCTTCGTGTTCCGAATCATACTCGCCGTCTTGACGCTAACCACTGCGTTCTACGTCTATCGGGATTTACCTGAGTACCGAGTGACTATCACGATCGGCGTTGGGATTCCATTGGCGACGCTTGTCTTGATTGTTCGTCGAATTCATGTTTTCCCCATTGTCTGCTGTGCTGCTTTCTCCTTAATCGGCGCGGCGCTCAACACGTCCGTGTATTGCACACACGGCAACGGACTTGGGATCGACAGCCAATCCATGATTGTGGGCGTTGTGATCGGAGGCGGTTTCGGGATGTTCTTGAATGCGATACGGTCGCAGCGGATACTCGCCAATATCCACTCGACCACTGGCGTTGATCAATTCCTCACCAAGGCGGAGGGCGAACCATGACATGCACGGGAGGACGGCTTGCGGCGTTTCCTACAATGGATGACGAACCCCCCGTCCCCCGTGATGTCCACCGTTCGTCAGCTCGACAACGATCAATGCCAAACGACGATCTACGGCGCGGTCAGTTGCTCGGTCGATATGTTGCGCGGTCGTGTGCGCCGCTGATTTGGCACTTTCGAAGTTGCGCTGCTAATTACATTCGCTGTCATGTGCGCGGTCGACATTCAATGCTCGAACCGGCGCGGTCGATTGCTGGACCGACTACCATCGCGAATCTTGCTTGGCGATGCAACGGCGATCGGCTACACTGCAATCGACATGAACCGCGTTGGTTCGTGTCCGCCGTGCTGACAAAGATCGCTGACGAACAATGCGGTGCACCTCAGCGGCGTAAAAGGTTTTTATACACTGCAACGTCCACCGACGCCGCGAGGTGACCGCTAGCGTTATCGGGCTGACTCCTCATGTGTTTGGCGTGTTCGCTTGCGTTAGCGATTACTGCAACGCTGGATTGCGAATTTTTCGTTCGGTGTTTGCTTTAGTGTTTTGGCAATTCAAACGCTTTGATCCTCCGTTGACGATTGCCACAACGTAGAGCGTTCCCAAGCCGAACCTGTGTTTGCTGTTGGCGTTTGTTGATGGCACCGCAACGTTTTTGATTCTTCGTTTATGAACAACACGCCCTGCCGGACGACGACACCCGTTTACTTGCCGACCGGGTCAACGCCCAATTGCTTGCCGCACGAATCGACGCCCGCTAGACTGTGGCGACGCGGTTTCCGCTTCCCAGAACCCGATCAACGCTCGTCCATAAAAGCCGATAACCAAGTGATTCAACGGAGTCGGGCTTGCAAGGTTTTCGCAATGATCACGTCTAATCTCCCGACCCGCTGATCACCAGCGTTATCCCGCTCTGTGTTTCGCTTGCTGACGGCGTGAGGGTCGCGACATGAGTAATGACCACATATTACGCAAGAAAATACGAAACTACATCATCGCGGAATTTGGCGACGACTTTAACGCTTCGATTGTTGTTGTCCAATCAATCAAAGATCCGATTCGTTTTGTTGGGCCGGTCTATCTCGCTGTGGTATCGTTAAGACCTCTTGCGGAAGGCGTTTCGACTACTCTTACCGATTGCGATCCGGATGACATTGAACGGATGCAGCGGTTACTTTCCGATGGCGACGAGGTTTCCTGTGTTTTCAACAACTCCGGCCAAGAAATTGAACGACATTTTCGGGGCATGGATTACTTTTTTGACTACCAAAAGATCGAAATGTAATTGGATCCAATTGCATGAAACTCGGGATAACCATCGCGTGAACCGGAGAACGCGAGCTGAGCGATTTGGTTGCTAGAGACTTTTCCGCGCGTTCCCGGTTACGCGTGCCGTTATCCGACTCAACGCGTTGTAATGACGCCTTAAAATCGAGCCCATGCGTAAATTCGGGATCCAACACTTGCTGCTAGCGACGCTGTCTGCGGCATTGGCATTCCCCGTCGCGCGGATTGTTGGTTTCCGTGTTCTGCTTCCGTTCTTTGCGCTAACTGTTGTTTTTGCCCCTGCCGTTTTTTACTCGATGGCGGCACTACCAACTTCGACGACACGATCTATGCGACGATCCATACGATACACTCTGCTTGCCGGAACTCTAGGAGCATGTATTGTTACTGGCGTTGCTGTCGATGGATTCACCGTACTTCCTCCTTTGCTTGCGCTGCTGTTCGCGTTTTGGTTTCCGCAACTTGTTTTTCTCGAAATTGGATCGGCATACCGATCCGGTCTGATTGGCTCGCTTTACTGGGGATGCCGACCCGAAAACATTGCCGGCGAAGACGGCGGATAACAATCGCATGCACCGGAGGACGGGTGGTCCATTTCCTCTTTTGCTTGCGTGCGTTTCGCCCGTCCCCGGTGATGCGTTACGTTATCTGCTAAAGCCAAACCCTCACCCGTGTCCCCAGTTTACCGCTGCGGGACGGGTGCGATTCTTCCATTCTCACTTCCAAATTCTCAACAGTTGTCTCATACACATTTGGCAAAGGCACGCTGTGATCGCAATCCGGCTTTCCTGTACCGGTGCAAGTGACCTGTACGTCGCCGTGCTCGTTCTTTTGCCGCTCCAACTGCTCAATCAGTTCCGAAATCAACACTCGACACCTCGCAGATAACCAAAACATGCACGGGAGTTGCCGGGCTACCGTGTCTGAAATGGGGCATCGCTCGCGGCAACCCCGTGATGTTGTACGTTCGTCCAACTAAGAAACATCATCTCCGACCCTAACTCCAACTTAGGCACAAGCAATATGCAAGCGACCCGACAGGACTTTGAACGCGCCGGTAATGCCTACAATGAGCGATTCGCTAAGTTCGAGGAATTCTGCGAGGCCGCGCTTGAAATTCCGGCGATTCCAACCATGACAATCGAACGACCACGACCCGACGTATTGTCAATTCGCTATCTAAACGCCACGTACGAGATGTGGTTTGGATTCATTGAGCCAGAACCTCACCGATACTACGGTCAAATCACTTCGTGTATGGTTGATCCTTTCGACGATTCTAAACGCACCGCAAAACGTCAATTGCCGTTTGATCGCCTTGGAAACATAGGACCGGATCTTCCACATGCGAATATGTGTTTGCCCGACGACACGGAAAAGGTAATACTTGAACTTTTGGTTTAGCCGCACGCCTTAGGACAAACCAGCGTACAGGACGAACAATGCGATGCAACGGAGCCGGGCTTGCACGGTTTCACGAATGGAAAGTCAACTCTTCCGGCCCGCTGATCGCCGCCGTTATCCGACTGATCGTCGCCTCACAATGAATCTTGACGACATCCCAAAACGTTTCGCGAATCACTTTGGCGACGACCGATCTGACTACACGCTGAACCCGCCTTCGACCTCGACCGAACTTGAATCCGCCGAACTTCGACTCAGCGCATCATTTCCTGCTGACATTGCAACCTTTTTTCTCCGCTTCAATGGTTGTCTCGTGCCGAACCCTCACGTTGACATACTGCCACTCAATCTATGGTCACGTGCTTCCGATAGCCTGGTTCAATTTGCTTGGGTCGATTTTTCCGCAACCCTCTGCTTCGATACATCGTGCATCAACGATGCTGGACAATGGGACATTGTCTGTCCTGGTTCCCGGTTCCGTATTACACACACATTCGCAAGTCTGTTCACGGTTCACATATGGAAATGGATCGACCGCCGCATCCCGTTCTGGCTTCCAGACTGGCTCGACTATGCCCAAGGTCGTAAAACCCATGCTGGCGGATAACCATGGCGTGCACACGGAGCGGGGCTTGCGGCTGGTTATGAAATGGACAACTTTACTCTCCCCGCCCGGTGACGCCGGTCGTTCTGTCGCATGATTTCCTTTTTGGCGCAGGGACCTCACTACCATGAGAACAGCATCGACCATTATCACAGCGATGGTTCCATTCGCCGGATAATTCGCAACAACGCAGTTCTGCTGAGGCCATCCTCTGACTTGGCTCGGTCCGAGCCTGATTTACGTATCAACGCCAATCGCGGTCACAGCCGTCGTATTGCAGCACCGACGCCTCAGTGGCGGCGCCCGAACGTGGTCGCTACTACTGCTTGCCGCTACTACTGCTTGCCGTTACTATGCTACAATGTCTCTTCATCACAGGATTGACCTGCATCGGCGTCTATTACGACGGCATTCAGTTCTTCTTCAACGTATTTGGCATCCATTCGTAGAGGACGTGTCGGTGCGGCTGCTGCACCGAATGGTCGGTCGTAGTAGAGGCCAATCCTCTCGCGCGAGTTGCGACAGAACAAAGCCGTGAACCGGAGCACTCAATCGCGCGGCAACTGAAATCAAAGTCTTCCGTTCGTGCCCGGTTACGGCAGACGTTCTGCTATATCTCATGGAAACACCAAACCTAGTACGACAACGGATTGCAACATCGCATTTGGTCGGCCAATCCATCGTCACGGAGCAAGCGTTGCGAGGGATGGTCGAGCAACTGCGCAACTCTGAGCGGAAACCGGTTGTCATGGTGGAGCATGACATACTGTGTCCACCGCTTGGCCATACGCTCTCCGGCGAGGTTACAGAACTAGATGATGGATTCCACGCGTTGGACGTAGTTGCCGAGATCTACGGCCCGCCTCAACCATCCGCTCTACCGGATGGCGAGGATGGATACGTCGTTGCAAGCACGACACACCAGAACCCATTGTCAATTGGTATTCACCAACACGAAAGTGACGAGAATGTCATTCGGATTGACCCCGTCAATTTTGGAAGCCTCGAAGAGGCCGATCGTTTCTTCGACAAACTTCGTGCTGATGGTTGCGATGGATTCACACGGGGTCACTCCGAACGCCGATCAGAACTGCCCGATCCGCAGGTGGTATTTGACCTCGGCTTAAACGCATCGGTTGTTTGGATTGGTTACCGTATTGCGAAGGCAGCGGCTGATGCCTTGGACCCAACGCTCAAAACGTTTTTCCAGTCTATGTACGCCGCAATCCGTCGTTCA harbors:
- a CDS encoding class II glutamine amidotransferase domain-containing protein — its product is MKHYLAMLSILAIAMTSLVSYTNSAPSLNAAPADDSSRPDTELVEIATHPQSYRFIDQATDRVDGNEMVKIHSTAPLASNHKYVELRPGSIRYFRTDGATAADGERATITWSINGKTMTTDVGRPGGVIMAVRSLDGVISWYSLMMDMRC